In Candidatus Zixiibacteriota bacterium, the following are encoded in one genomic region:
- the rpsB gene encoding 30S ribosomal protein S2, which yields MLQVTIKDLLEAGVHFGHQTRRWNPKMKRFIFTSKNGIYIIDLKKTLLSLDRACQKVREVLDKNQKILFVGTKKQAQVVIREEAARCDQFFVTERWLGGMLTNFQTIKKNIKRFKDLENMKADGTFEKLTKKEVAGHERAITKLEKALGGIKEMNVLPGLVFVVDVKKEHIAVAEASKLGIPIVAIIDTNSDPDPIDFPIAGNDDAIKSIRIITKEISRIAMESRSRLKDQAEAMSESRDDTAAHRPHRDLADGGETAHEV from the coding sequence ATGCTGCAAGTCACCATTAAGGACCTTCTCGAAGCAGGCGTTCATTTTGGGCACCAGACAAGACGCTGGAATCCCAAGATGAAGCGATTCATCTTCACCTCGAAGAATGGCATTTACATCATCGATCTCAAGAAGACTCTTCTTTCGCTCGATCGAGCCTGTCAAAAGGTTCGCGAGGTTCTCGATAAGAATCAGAAGATTCTCTTTGTCGGGACAAAGAAGCAGGCTCAGGTAGTAATCAGGGAAGAGGCGGCGCGATGTGACCAGTTCTTCGTCACCGAGCGATGGCTTGGCGGCATGCTGACCAATTTTCAGACTATCAAGAAGAATATCAAGAGGTTCAAGGACCTCGAAAACATGAAGGCTGATGGAACGTTCGAAAAGCTGACCAAGAAAGAGGTGGCGGGACACGAACGCGCAATCACGAAGCTTGAGAAAGCACTTGGCGGCATCAAAGAGATGAATGTCCTGCCCGGCCTTGTTTTCGTAGTCGATGTCAAGAAGGAACACATCGCAGTGGCCGAAGCTTCCAAGCTCGGCATTCCGATCGTTGCGATTATTGATACAAACTCCGATCCTGATCCGATCGATTTCCCGATTGCGGGAAATGACGATGCTATCAAGTCGATCAGGATTATTACGAAAGAGATATCGCGGATAGCGATGGAGTCACGGAGTAGACTCAAGGATCAGGCGGAGGCAATGTCAGAGAGTAGAGATGACACTGCCGCTCATCGGCCTCATCGTGACTTGGCTGATGGTGGCGAGACCGCACACGAGGTGTAA
- a CDS encoding secondary thiamine-phosphate synthase enzyme YjbQ, with the protein MTETYGIRVDTKGDGDILDLTQQVSESVNKSGISSGIVTVFVPGSTAGITTIEFEPGLQKDLPEFFEKIIPRNKTYHHDETWGDGNGFSHLRAALVGPSLTVPVVSGKLILGTWQQIVLLDFDNRSRQREIVVQVIGE; encoded by the coding sequence ATGACCGAGACTTACGGGATAAGAGTAGATACCAAAGGTGACGGGGACATTCTCGATCTGACCCAGCAGGTGTCTGAGAGTGTCAATAAGTCGGGAATATCGTCCGGTATAGTGACGGTATTCGTGCCGGGATCGACCGCCGGTATAACTACAATCGAGTTCGAACCGGGCTTGCAGAAGGATTTGCCGGAGTTTTTCGAGAAGATCATTCCCAGGAACAAGACATATCACCATGATGAGACATGGGGGGACGGAAACGGCTTCTCGCATCTTCGCGCTGCGTTGGTCGGACCATCGCTCACCGTGCCGGTGGTTTCCGGGAAGTTGATACTGGGTACATGGCAGCAGATTGTTCTGCTCGATTTCGACAATCGGTCGCGGCAACGCGAGATCGTCGTGCAGGTGATTGGGGAATAG
- a CDS encoding phosphatidate cytidylyltransferase — MKQLAARVLVALIAIPILVNLVLYGRFMLVAFVSVLTALGFWEFMKMTQTRIQFFPHVLVFICLIATNWFVYYYGESALLYSLLAGFLIVTFSAVFRRDVATASNRIVFTLFGLFYVSLFNFFILVRETDLLKYSDYKEAGVWILFVFAVIWICDTAAYFIGTPLGKHKMSPMVSPNKSWEGFAAGMIFGTVTGWAFSFLALKDIPIHQLLIAAFTISLVGQLGDLVESIFKRRFGVKDSSNIIPGHGGVLDRFDSLLYAMPALYFLLLVLVYR; from the coding sequence ATGAAGCAGCTTGCAGCACGTGTTCTGGTAGCTCTCATCGCAATTCCCATACTCGTTAATCTGGTACTCTACGGCAGGTTCATGCTGGTCGCGTTTGTCTCGGTTTTGACCGCCCTCGGGTTCTGGGAATTCATGAAAATGACTCAGACGCGGATTCAGTTTTTCCCACACGTCCTTGTGTTCATCTGTCTCATAGCCACCAATTGGTTCGTCTACTACTATGGCGAGTCAGCACTTCTGTATTCGCTCCTCGCCGGATTCTTGATCGTCACATTCTCTGCTGTCTTCAGGCGCGATGTTGCGACAGCGAGCAACAGAATTGTCTTCACGCTATTCGGCCTGTTCTATGTCAGCCTGTTCAATTTCTTCATACTGGTACGCGAAACCGACCTGCTTAAATACTCTGACTACAAAGAAGCGGGTGTCTGGATACTGTTTGTTTTCGCGGTCATATGGATCTGCGACACTGCGGCATACTTCATCGGAACGCCGCTCGGCAAGCACAAAATGTCGCCGATGGTGTCGCCAAACAAAAGCTGGGAGGGATTCGCCGCCGGAATGATTTTCGGGACTGTCACCGGATGGGCATTTTCGTTCTTAGCTCTAAAAGACATCCCCATCCATCAACTTCTGATCGCGGCTTTCACAATCTCTCTCGTGGGGCAGCTCGGCGATCTTGTAGAATCGATCTTCAAGCGCCGGTTCGGTGTCAAAGACTCCTCGAACATAATCCCAGGACACGGCGGTGTGCTCGATCGCTTCGACTCACTCCTCTACGCTATGCCGGCGTTATATTTTCTGCTGCTGGTACTGGTGTATCGGTAA
- a CDS encoding isoprenyl transferase has protein sequence MDGNGRWAKMRGQPRCSGHKAGVETVKTIVKASARINIKVLTLFTFSVENWKRPKSEVSAIMKLLYDKTRSELDELNRNNVRLTAMGHIEGLPVTRRNALKHAIKTTRKNDGLVLNLALNYGGRTEILDAVRKIAVDVKKGQVSPTKIDEALFASYLYTNGHPDPDLLIRTSGEKRLSNFLLWQTSYTELYVTDTLWPDFTEDDFFKAIIEYQTRERRFGELSRN, from the coding sequence ATGGATGGAAACGGGCGGTGGGCGAAGATGCGGGGACAGCCGAGATGCTCCGGCCACAAAGCGGGAGTTGAGACGGTCAAGACTATCGTCAAGGCGTCCGCACGCATAAACATCAAGGTCCTCACTCTGTTCACATTCTCTGTCGAAAATTGGAAGCGCCCCAAGTCCGAAGTCTCTGCGATCATGAAACTCCTCTATGATAAGACGAGAAGCGAGCTCGACGAACTCAATAGAAACAATGTCCGGCTGACTGCCATGGGACACATCGAAGGCCTTCCGGTGACCCGAAGAAATGCGCTCAAGCACGCTATAAAGACGACCCGCAAGAACGACGGCTTAGTGTTGAATCTTGCGCTGAATTACGGCGGGAGGACCGAGATTCTCGATGCCGTCAGGAAGATTGCTGTGGATGTCAAGAAGGGTCAGGTCAGCCCGACAAAGATCGATGAGGCTCTGTTTGCGTCATATCTGTATACCAACGGCCATCCCGACCCTGACCTTCTGATTCGCACATCGGGCGAGAAACGTCTTTCGAACTTCCTGCTCTGGCAGACGTCATACACCGAGCTTTATGTGACCGATACTCTCTGGCCCGACTTCACCGAGGACGATTTCTTCAAAGCCATCATTGAGTACCAGACGCGCGAACGGCGATTCGGCGAACTTTCGCGGAACTGA
- the mtnA gene encoding S-methyl-5-thioribose-1-phosphate isomerase, which yields MIDYYSVKWMDDYLSLLDQTLLPSEEKYLKITDYRDVIEAIKSLRVRGAPAIGVAAAYATVLAARNESDPAKLALMFEEIRAARPTAVNLMWAVDRQSETLSSTCVEKSSEVVQMLLQGANQIYDNDLRMCEAIGDHGNDLIQDGFSILTHCNAGALATAGMGTALAPIFVAHGSGKKVTVYADETRPLLQGARLTIWELMRHGIDATLLCDSAAAYLMSQGRIDMVIVGADRIAKNGDVANKIGTLSVAIAASKYGIPFYVAAPSSTFDAGTPDGSGIIIEERDSAEITHIGSYVTSPRGIRVYAPAFDITPAELITGIISEKGVFSPGEHLT from the coding sequence ATGATAGACTACTACTCGGTGAAATGGATGGACGATTATCTGTCTCTGCTCGATCAGACCCTCCTGCCATCTGAAGAGAAGTATCTGAAAATCACAGACTATCGAGATGTGATCGAAGCGATAAAGAGTCTGCGCGTACGAGGAGCGCCTGCTATTGGAGTCGCTGCGGCCTATGCTACCGTGCTTGCAGCTCGGAACGAATCTGACCCTGCAAAGCTGGCACTGATGTTCGAGGAGATTCGCGCCGCTCGCCCGACGGCGGTAAATCTCATGTGGGCGGTCGATCGGCAGAGTGAAACTCTTTCTTCCACCTGCGTAGAGAAATCCAGCGAAGTGGTGCAGATGCTTCTCCAAGGAGCTAATCAGATATACGACAATGACTTGAGGATGTGTGAGGCGATAGGTGATCATGGTAATGACCTGATCCAGGACGGCTTCTCCATCTTAACTCATTGCAACGCAGGCGCTTTGGCGACAGCAGGCATGGGGACTGCTCTTGCTCCGATTTTTGTAGCTCACGGGAGTGGTAAGAAAGTCACGGTATACGCAGACGAGACTCGTCCGCTGCTCCAGGGAGCCCGTCTGACTATTTGGGAGCTAATGCGGCATGGAATCGATGCCACGCTTCTCTGTGACTCAGCAGCGGCATATTTGATGAGTCAAGGCAGAATTGACATGGTAATCGTCGGCGCAGACCGAATCGCGAAAAACGGCGATGTCGCTAACAAGATCGGAACCCTGAGCGTAGCAATCGCTGCAAGTAAATATGGCATACCGTTTTATGTTGCGGCGCCGAGCTCGACATTCGATGCTGGGACGCCTGATGGGAGCGGTATTATTATTGAGGAAAGAGATTCGGCGGAAATCACTCATATTGGATCGTACGTGACTTCACCGCGCGGAATCAGAGTATATGCGCCGGCATTTGACATAACGCCCGCTGAGCTAATCACCGGGATCATTTCCGAAAAAGGAGTGTTTAGCCCCGGTGAGCATCTGACGTGA
- the tsf gene encoding translation elongation factor Ts: protein MQITASLVKELREKTGAGMMDCKKALAETDGDLQKATSLLREKGIAKAASKSSRQAKEGAIISYIHPGDKLGVLLELNCETDFVARTDDFKELSKNIAMQIAASSPLVIAREELDEETLEEERKIYRTQALNEGKPEQIVDKIVTGRLEKYYQEVCLLDQPYIRDQDKSVSDLLTEAVGKLGENLVIRRFKRFALGE from the coding sequence ATGCAGATAACAGCCAGTTTAGTCAAAGAACTTCGCGAGAAAACCGGTGCCGGCATGATGGATTGCAAGAAGGCATTGGCAGAGACTGACGGTGACTTGCAGAAAGCCACGAGCCTTCTTCGCGAGAAAGGCATTGCGAAAGCGGCTTCAAAATCGAGCAGACAGGCAAAAGAAGGCGCTATCATATCTTATATTCATCCCGGCGACAAGCTCGGTGTGCTACTCGAGCTGAACTGCGAGACCGATTTCGTTGCTCGCACTGACGATTTCAAAGAGCTTTCCAAGAACATCGCTATGCAGATTGCCGCCTCAAGCCCGCTAGTGATTGCGCGGGAAGAGTTGGATGAGGAGACGCTCGAAGAGGAGCGCAAGATCTATCGGACTCAGGCTTTGAATGAGGGCAAGCCTGAGCAGATAGTCGACAAGATCGTGACCGGCAGGTTGGAGAAGTACTATCAGGAAGTCTGCCTTCTTGATCAGCCATATATCCGCGACCAGGACAAGTCCGTGTCTGACCTTCTGACCGAGGCTGTCGGCAAACTGGGCGAGAACCTGGTCATCAGACGTTTCAAACGATTCGCATTGGGTGAGTAG
- a CDS encoding OmpA family protein produces MQRLSIIRIVVIAVAMLLMMTVLASGGDADKASVSVGKIVSKADKCSSGTAADIGTMLMNTLIESGRFVERDNSDVVISGEVKEFDPHVKQGGALGSLKKKALGTAGAEGRSAKLKWELTLTDVASGKEIKKLKIDAKSTDWSVNAAKSELSGEIGALGQVEQYSGEPMEDAIKELISNTVNEIKKELPGEYFRYTGEEMAATSEDTPKTASAGDSETGTPAAPGAAAEDMKLYTKYDFVPGDRVIFYDDMKSDEEGEFPWRWNLKQGVFEVVKLGKEFWIMATDNGTVSPKIPKGHLPEKYTVELEFYDNGTDKSGNYFYIRWVDGAGKIVGEFGIVSGNDTWLNLQGHSLASKVLPQRIGKGVNTMRIMATSRSMKCYINEERVANVPKVEGFSPEGFELYLRPYRDLENPTLFRGFRFAEGGKSMREQLDETGKIVTHGILFDSGKHTIKAESYKTLKEIGELLIDDPTLKLSIEGHTDSDGADDYNMTLSNDRAQSVKSYLTSSFGIDGSRLESKGWGETKPIDTNDSPEGKANNRRVELVKI; encoded by the coding sequence ATGCAGAGACTTTCTATTATTCGAATTGTAGTAATTGCTGTCGCCATGCTGCTAATGATGACGGTACTAGCCAGCGGCGGCGATGCGGACAAAGCCAGCGTCTCAGTTGGCAAAATAGTGAGTAAAGCTGACAAGTGCAGCAGTGGAACAGCCGCTGATATTGGCACGATGCTGATGAATACTCTTATCGAGAGTGGCAGGTTCGTCGAGAGAGACAACTCAGACGTAGTGATAAGCGGTGAAGTCAAGGAATTCGATCCGCATGTCAAACAAGGTGGGGCTCTCGGATCCCTCAAGAAGAAGGCGCTCGGTACTGCCGGTGCTGAAGGTCGCAGTGCGAAACTGAAATGGGAGTTGACGCTGACTGATGTTGCATCCGGCAAAGAAATCAAGAAGTTGAAGATCGATGCCAAATCGACCGACTGGTCTGTCAACGCTGCCAAGTCAGAACTTTCTGGCGAAATCGGTGCGCTGGGACAGGTTGAGCAGTACTCCGGCGAGCCGATGGAAGACGCTATCAAGGAGCTTATAAGCAACACAGTCAATGAGATCAAGAAGGAACTCCCCGGCGAATATTTCAGATACACAGGCGAAGAAATGGCTGCCACTTCTGAAGACACACCGAAAACAGCATCAGCGGGAGACTCAGAGACTGGCACGCCCGCCGCGCCAGGTGCCGCAGCTGAAGACATGAAACTCTACACCAAGTATGATTTCGTACCGGGAGATCGAGTCATATTCTATGACGATATGAAGAGTGACGAAGAAGGTGAGTTCCCTTGGCGCTGGAATTTAAAGCAAGGTGTTTTTGAGGTTGTTAAGCTTGGCAAAGAGTTCTGGATCATGGCAACCGACAATGGTACTGTCAGTCCCAAGATTCCGAAGGGACATCTTCCAGAGAAATACACGGTCGAGCTTGAATTCTACGACAATGGTACTGACAAGTCTGGAAACTACTTCTACATTCGCTGGGTCGATGGAGCCGGAAAGATAGTTGGCGAATTTGGAATCGTTTCCGGCAACGATACATGGCTCAATCTTCAGGGTCACTCGTTGGCGAGTAAAGTATTACCACAGCGCATCGGAAAGGGTGTAAATACCATGAGGATCATGGCTACCTCCCGCTCGATGAAGTGCTACATCAATGAAGAGCGCGTGGCGAACGTCCCGAAGGTCGAAGGATTCTCACCGGAGGGTTTCGAGCTCTACTTGCGGCCGTACCGTGATCTGGAAAATCCGACTCTGTTTAGAGGATTCAGATTTGCCGAGGGGGGCAAGAGCATGCGTGAGCAGCTCGATGAGACAGGCAAGATCGTTACACACGGCATCCTCTTCGATTCCGGCAAACATACGATAAAGGCAGAGTCATATAAGACGCTCAAAGAAATCGGCGAACTCCTGATCGACGATCCGACTCTGAAGCTGAGCATCGAAGGGCATACAGATAGCGATGGCGCGGATGATTACAACATGACGCTCTCGAATGATCGCGCACAGTCTGTGAAGAGTTATCTTACGAGCAGTTTTGGAATCGACGGCTCTCGTCTAGAAAGCAAGGGTTGGGGTGAGACAAAGCCGATCGACACCAACGACTCCCCCGAAGGCAAGGCCAACAACCGGAGAGTGGAGTTGGTGAAGATATAG
- the rplM gene encoding 50S ribosomal protein L13 translates to MKTYIPKVADIEKKWFVVDVDGKNFGRHIVKISRILTGKNKPWYTPHIDTGDYVIIVNAKKVEISGRKRTEKKYYNYSGYPGGLKERSFGQLLERTPDRLFRRAVWGMIPKNRLGRKMLKKLFVYDGPEHPHQAQKPEPLSLGR, encoded by the coding sequence ATGAAGACTTATATTCCTAAAGTGGCTGATATTGAGAAGAAGTGGTTCGTCGTAGATGTAGATGGCAAGAACTTTGGTCGCCACATTGTTAAGATATCTCGAATTTTGACCGGCAAGAATAAGCCTTGGTATACTCCTCATATTGATACCGGAGATTACGTGATAATTGTCAATGCCAAGAAAGTGGAGATCTCCGGAAGGAAACGGACTGAGAAGAAGTACTACAATTATTCTGGCTATCCTGGTGGTCTTAAGGAGAGAAGTTTCGGACAACTTCTTGAAAGAACACCTGACAGACTCTTTCGCAGAGCGGTCTGGGGAATGATTCCCAAGAACAGACTCGGAAGAAAGATGCTGAAGAAGCTTTTTGTTTACGACGGTCCCGAGCATCCGCATCAGGCGCAGAAGCCGGAACCTCTGTCTCTTGGCAGGTAA
- the rpsI gene encoding 30S ribosomal protein S9 has product MQPQVYYATGRRKAAVASLWLTPGDPACNINGIDFKIYMERRLLSNHVQTPLEVTGTVGKVGFKCKTQGGGKKGQAGAVRLALARALMKMDETLRKPLKEAGLLTRDAREVERKKYGMVKARKRFQFSKR; this is encoded by the coding sequence ATGCAACCACAGGTTTATTACGCAACAGGTCGTCGCAAGGCCGCCGTTGCGAGTCTTTGGCTAACGCCGGGCGATCCCGCTTGCAACATCAACGGGATTGACTTCAAGATCTACATGGAGCGGCGGCTCCTTTCCAATCATGTCCAGACTCCTCTTGAGGTCACCGGCACCGTGGGTAAAGTCGGATTCAAGTGCAAAACTCAGGGTGGCGGGAAAAAAGGCCAGGCCGGAGCTGTCAGACTGGCTCTGGCACGTGCTCTAATGAAGATGGACGAAACGCTCAGGAAGCCGCTGAAAGAGGCAGGATTGCTGACCCGTGACGCCCGAGAGGTTGAGCGTAAGAAGTACGGAATGGTCAAGGCCCGTAAGAGATTCCAATTCTCGAAGAGATAA
- the pyrH gene encoding UMP kinase, whose product MSNPRFRRVLLKLSGEALMGDRQFGIDSAMLDFVAGEIASVRQLDVELSVVVGGGNIYRGLAAAERGVDRVTGDYMGMLATVINSMALQDCLEQNNIDTRVMTAFNMEAIAEPYIRRRAVRHLEKSRVIILAAGTGNPYFTTDTAAALRAMEIEAEVLLKATKVDGVYDSDPVTNPDAKRFDTISYGDVLNKGLKVMDSTATALCMDNNIPIIVFDLHVKGNIRRVIEGERIGSIVQAGEQV is encoded by the coding sequence ATGTCTAACCCTCGCTTCAGACGGGTTCTTCTGAAGCTGTCGGGCGAGGCGCTGATGGGCGACCGCCAATTCGGCATCGACAGCGCAATGCTCGATTTCGTCGCAGGGGAGATTGCTTCCGTGCGGCAGCTTGATGTCGAGCTCTCCGTTGTCGTCGGTGGTGGGAACATCTACCGGGGACTCGCGGCTGCAGAGCGGGGTGTGGATCGCGTCACCGGCGACTACATGGGAATGCTCGCCACGGTTATCAACTCAATGGCATTGCAGGATTGTCTCGAGCAGAATAACATCGACACCAGAGTGATGACAGCTTTCAATATGGAAGCTATCGCTGAGCCTTACATCCGACGCAGAGCTGTCCGCCATCTTGAAAAGAGCAGAGTCATTATTCTTGCGGCGGGAACCGGAAATCCATATTTTACTACTGACACGGCTGCAGCGCTTCGAGCAATGGAAATTGAGGCGGAGGTTCTATTGAAAGCGACGAAGGTCGATGGGGTCTATGACTCTGATCCGGTGACCAATCCAGATGCAAAACGATTTGATACGATATCCTATGGCGATGTCCTCAACAAAGGTCTGAAAGTCATGGATTCGACAGCAACCGCGCTTTGCATGGATAACAACATACCGATAATCGTATTTGATCTTCACGTCAAAGGCAATATCAGACGAGTGATAGAGGGCGAGAGAATTGGTTCAATCGTCCAAGCAGGGGAGCAGGTATGA
- a CDS encoding AMP-dependent synthetase/ligase translates to MNEKQPASISTQHKRWRLICDLLDESSESYSDRVLFKDASGKTITYSETRTAVDNLAMGLILSGLSKGDRVGLLGERNSSDWCISYLSILRIGAVVVPLDSGLKTDELASMLADCGASGIICYGKAVETLKKIRQQVNSLETIIAFDTGRSYGASTVADLITKGKGRTIKFPTVDPDDLAVLIYTSGTTGKPKGVMLSNRNIVSDIIAVHNTLHFVPEDVFLSVLPLHHTLECTCGFLTPMSKGCKIVYARSYKSSELLEDLRDNRISIMCSVPLIFEKMYLGFQRKVSKISTLRRLMFKVLFRLSAIGLKRYSYWGRSLFRSTRKRAGIDSIRMFVSGGAALPFEVGQFFNALGIVTLQGYGLSETSPALSITPEEKNKIDSIGPPLTGVEMRIDNPDAYGNGEIVAKGPMVMLGYYNNQVATDEVLRDGWFFTGDIGHVDEDGYFHITGRSKNVIVSAAGKNIYPEEIEARLNLSDYILESLVLGRKAPGSNVEDVIAVIVPDQEFISQDANSTGQAAAPLVEEIISSEVRSVSMSLADFKRIKKFYIRTEELPKTSTRKIMRSLKIDADGNLVRMQRV, encoded by the coding sequence ATGAACGAAAAGCAACCCGCGTCGATCAGCACGCAGCATAAACGCTGGAGACTCATCTGTGACCTTCTGGATGAATCAAGCGAAAGCTACTCCGACAGAGTTCTGTTCAAGGATGCTTCCGGCAAGACTATCACATATTCCGAAACGAGGACTGCCGTAGATAATCTTGCCATGGGGCTCATTCTCAGCGGATTGTCGAAGGGTGATCGCGTCGGACTTCTCGGCGAGCGAAACTCATCCGACTGGTGCATCAGTTATCTTTCGATTCTTCGAATCGGCGCGGTTGTTGTGCCGCTTGATTCCGGATTGAAAACGGATGAACTGGCGTCAATGCTCGCGGATTGCGGCGCCTCGGGAATAATCTGCTATGGAAAGGCAGTCGAGACACTCAAGAAAATCAGGCAACAGGTCAACTCGCTGGAGACCATTATCGCGTTTGATACGGGGCGGAGTTACGGTGCTTCCACGGTAGCCGATCTGATCACCAAAGGGAAAGGGCGGACAATCAAGTTCCCCACCGTCGATCCCGACGATCTCGCTGTGCTGATCTACACATCAGGTACGACAGGCAAGCCGAAAGGCGTGATGCTATCCAACAGGAATATTGTCTCAGATATAATCGCTGTGCATAACACCCTGCATTTTGTTCCGGAGGATGTCTTTCTCTCGGTACTTCCACTGCACCATACACTTGAATGCACGTGCGGCTTCCTGACACCAATGTCAAAAGGCTGCAAGATCGTATATGCCCGAAGCTACAAGTCTTCCGAACTGCTCGAGGATCTGCGCGACAACAGAATATCGATCATGTGCAGTGTACCACTGATATTCGAGAAAATGTATCTCGGCTTTCAACGGAAAGTCAGCAAGATCTCTACGCTGAGACGCCTCATGTTTAAAGTTCTCTTCAGATTGTCTGCTATCGGTCTGAAACGGTATTCTTACTGGGGGCGATCCCTCTTCAGATCGACAAGAAAGAGAGCCGGGATTGACAGCATTCGAATGTTTGTTTCTGGTGGAGCGGCGCTGCCGTTCGAAGTCGGCCAGTTTTTCAATGCTCTTGGCATTGTGACGTTGCAGGGATATGGTCTGTCTGAGACATCGCCTGCGCTCTCGATCACTCCCGAAGAGAAGAACAAGATTGACTCTATCGGTCCGCCGCTTACCGGCGTGGAAATGCGAATTGACAATCCGGATGCCTATGGTAACGGAGAGATAGTTGCAAAAGGGCCGATGGTGATGCTCGGCTATTACAATAATCAGGTTGCGACCGATGAAGTCCTCAGGGATGGCTGGTTCTTCACCGGCGACATCGGTCATGTCGATGAAGATGGGTATTTCCACATAACGGGACGGTCCAAGAATGTCATCGTGTCGGCTGCGGGAAAGAACATATATCCCGAAGAGATTGAGGCGCGGCTGAATCTGTCGGACTACATACTCGAGTCGCTTGTGCTTGGCAGGAAAGCGCCAGGTTCGAATGTCGAGGATGTGATAGCGGTAATCGTTCCCGATCAGGAGTTTATCTCTCAGGATGCAAACTCGACGGGACAAGCGGCGGCGCCCTTGGTTGAAGAGATAATATCGTCGGAGGTGAGATCTGTCAGTATGAGTCTCGCCGATTTCAAGAGGATCAAGAAGTTCTATATCCGCACTGAAGAGCTCCCGAAGACATCTACACGCAAAATCATGCGCTCACTCAAGATTGACGCCGATGGCAATCTGGTGCGGATGCAAAGAGTGTAG
- the frr gene encoding ribosome recycling factor has product MIKTITKAAEDRMNKTIDAVKQQLASIRTGKASPSLVENLKVNYYGSMTPMSQVASISAPEPRLLVVQLWDKTAVPEVVKTIQSSDLGLNPQVEGQILRIPIPPLSEERRRELVKLAKKYGEEAKVALRNIRRDVNDELKKTEKEKKISEDQMHDGLQDVQKLIDDFTKNVDHLTSKREAEVMEL; this is encoded by the coding sequence ATGATTAAGACGATCACCAAGGCGGCTGAAGATCGCATGAATAAGACGATCGACGCCGTGAAACAGCAGTTGGCGTCGATTCGAACCGGAAAAGCCTCACCATCGCTGGTGGAGAACCTCAAAGTCAACTACTACGGCAGTATGACTCCGATGTCTCAGGTGGCATCAATATCGGCTCCGGAACCGAGGCTCCTGGTTGTGCAGCTCTGGGATAAGACAGCGGTGCCGGAAGTTGTTAAGACCATTCAGTCTTCCGATCTTGGCCTGAATCCGCAGGTTGAAGGGCAGATCCTCCGAATTCCGATCCCTCCGTTGAGCGAGGAGCGCCGAAGGGAGCTTGTCAAGCTGGCCAAGAAGTATGGAGAAGAGGCCAAGGTTGCTTTGAGAAATATACGGCGTGATGTCAACGATGAGTTGAAGAAGACTGAGAAGGAAAAGAAGATTTCAGAAGACCAGATGCATGATGGTCTGCAGGATGTTCAGAAACTCATCGACGATTTTACCAAGAATGTCGATCACCTTACCTCAAAGCGCGAAGCGGAGGTTATGGAGCTGTAG